In the Duncaniella freteri genome, one interval contains:
- a CDS encoding N-acetylmuramoyl-L-alanine amidase yields MATLKQGSRGAEVKALQQRLNLIPDGIFGPLTEEAVKEFQKRKGLTADGIAGAQTLAAMGATPGKRKVDEIILHYTATPEGEEFSNTRIKASHLARGFSDIGYHYVIGLNGEIRPGRSEAVAGAHCTGHNTRSIGVCYVGGCPPRKTPNWQNIGKDTRTPAQEATLVKLVKELLKKYPGATVHGHNEFANKPCPGFDVKKWLTKVGIKQ; encoded by the coding sequence ATGGCTACACTGAAACAAGGAAGCAGAGGCGCGGAGGTAAAAGCCCTGCAACAGCGGTTAAACCTCATACCTGACGGTATTTTCGGACCGTTGACCGAGGAAGCCGTCAAAGAGTTTCAGAAGCGTAAGGGGTTAACGGCTGACGGAATAGCCGGAGCGCAGACACTTGCAGCTATGGGCGCGACACCCGGAAAGCGCAAGGTCGATGAAATCATTCTGCACTATACGGCAACGCCGGAGGGTGAGGAGTTTTCAAATACCCGGATAAAAGCAAGCCATTTGGCGCGTGGCTTTTCTGATATAGGCTACCACTATGTTATCGGACTAAACGGGGAAATCCGCCCCGGGCGGTCCGAGGCAGTGGCCGGAGCGCATTGCACCGGACATAATACGCGGTCAATCGGTGTGTGTTACGTTGGCGGATGTCCGCCACGTAAGACCCCGAATTGGCAAAATATCGGGAAGGACACACGAACCCCGGCACAAGAGGCTACGCTTGTAAAGTTGGTTAAAGAACTTCTCAAGAAATACCCCGGCGCTACTGTTCACGGTCATAACGAATTTGCTAATAAACCGTGCCCCGGCTTCGATGTAAAAAAATGGCTCACAAAAGTGGGTATTAAACAGTAA